In Bacteroidota bacterium, the sequence GCCATCGCCGTGGCGGTGTCGGCCGTCGATCCGGGGACGAGGAACAGGTCGGGGGCGGGCGTCTCGGCGAACGAGTGGGTGGCTCCCAGCACCAAGACGCCGCTGTCGGTCACCACCGGGCCCGGCGTGTTGCTGACAAACCGCAGATCCGCGTCGGGGATGGTACGCAGCACTTCGTACGGCCCGATTGCGTCCAGGGCCGTCATACCGTCGTACAGGACAATCGCTATCTGCATCGTTCTAGGGGTGTCGTTCGGGGGGATTGCGGGGTCGAATCACGCCGCCAGGAAAGCCGCGACGTGCGGATGGACAGCCTCGGCAAACTCGTCGTAGACCAGCAACTTTGCCCGGGGAATTGCGGTGAAGCCCGCGCACGCAGGGAAGGTTTCGGACATCGCCCGGCCTCGCTCGACGGGGAACGTTGGGTCGGCGGCCCCCCAGATGAGGCGAACGGGGAGGTCGAGCGTCGGGTGCAGGCGCGCGAAGTCGTCGATGCGGCCCCAGTCGAGGCCTTGGAGGTACTTCGCCAATCCGCGCGCCTTCGTCGGCGAGGCGATGACGGGGTCGAGGATGTAGCGCCTGAAGTCACCGTCGAGGAGCGCGGGGTCGGCGTAGCAGCCGCCGAAGCCCATCGCAGAGCGACGGAAGGCGCGGGCGCGGAAGAGTGGGGCGAAGAGCCGGTGCGCGCCGGGGACCCGCACCAGCTGGGCGTAGAACGGAATCCACGGCGGCCGGTGGCCGGGGATCTCGGTGTTGAAGAGCAGGAGGCGGTCGAGCCGCGCGCGGCCGGGAGCCTGCCCCGGACCGGATCCGGGGTCGGCGAGGTGCCGCGCGATAGACGCGCCGGTGTCGTGGGCGACCACAGCGTAGCGGTCGAGGCCGAGCCCGGTGGCCATCTCGGCGAGTGTCGCAGCCTGACCGGGGAACGAGAAGTCGGTGCGGGCGCTCCAGCGGCTCTCGCCCGTGCCGGGCAGGTCGATCACGATGCACGTGTGGGCGTTGCGCAGCCGGTAGGCGAGCGCGCGGTACGTGAAGCCGTTGAACGGCCAGCCGTGCACGAACACGACGGGCGGGCCGGTGCCGAACCGGCGGTAGGCGACTTCGGCCCCCGAGGTGACCGCGTAGCGCACGGGCTGGGCGAGAAAGAACGCCGTCGCCTCGGCGCGCAGCGGGTCCGTACCCGCGTTGTGGCCCGGTGTCTGGGTCGAGGTCGTAGGTACCATGAGTGGACCCTCTGTTTGCCTTGCCATGCAAAGCCATGCTACGCTGGCGCGCTGGTGCGCTGGACACTACAAGGTGCGCTGGCCGTAGGTATCGATCATCACGTAGGGATACAGCTCCGGCAGCACGCTGGCCGCGTCGAGGGCGGCGACCTCCTCGGGCGTGAGGTCGAGGGCGGCCGCGCCGAGGTTGTCGTCGAGCTGCGCCATCGTGCGGGCGCCGAGGATGACGCTCGACACCCACGGCTTCGCGCGGAGCCAGGCGAGGGCGACCTGCGCATAACTCGCCCCGCGCGCCTCCGCCACATGCCCGACGACATCCAGCGTATCCCAGTTGCGCCCTACCGAGCGGCGCTCCCACGACTCGGCCTGCTCCTCCGATGCCGTCGCGATGCGGCCCTCCGTCGGGCGCTCGCCGCGTTGGTACTTGCCCGAGAGGAACCCGCCGCCGAGCGGCCCCCACGGCACGAGGCCGATGCCCTCAGACACGAACAGGTCCTCGAACTCGTACTCGATGTCGCGCTGGACGAGGCTGTACTGGTACTGCCCGGCGATGAAGCGGTCGGTGCTGCGCGCGTCGCTGATGGTGAGCGCCTTCATCACCTGCCAGGCCTTGAAGTTCGAGACGCCGAGGTAGCGCACGTCGCCCTGACGGACGAGGTCGTCGAGCGCGCGCATCGTCTCGTCGAGCGGCGTGAAGGGGTCCCAGCAGTGGACGTAGAGTACGTCAATCACGTCGGTGTCGAGGCGCCGCAGGCTCGCGTGGACGCCGTGCATGATGTGGTGGCGCGAGAGGCCCTGGTCGTTCTTGCCGGGGCCGGTCGGGAAACGCACCTTCGTCGCGAGGATCACCTCGTCGCGGCGGTCCTTGATGGCCCGGCCGGTGATCTCCTCGGAGCGTCCCTGCGCGTAGCCGTCCGCCGTGTCGATGAAGTTGCCACCCGCGCCGAGGAAGCGGTGGATCATGCGCGTGGCATCCTCAGGACCCGTGCTGCGCGGCCCGGCCTCGCCGAAGATCATCGTGCCGAGGCACAGGTCGGAGACGAGGAAGCCGCTGTTGCCGAGGCGTCGAAATTGCATGGAGGCGATGGAGCTATGGGGTGCTTTGGATACGAGAGGACAAGCTACCGAACGGACACCGCGCCCCACGTTGGCCCGAGCCAGCGTACTAGCCAGGCCGTGACCTCAGGGCTTCTCAGCAAGGCCAGGTGCCCCGTTTCCGTCACCAGCTGGCGGTGGCTCGCCCTGATGTCCAGGCTTGCATCAGAACGGCTATCCTCTCCGAGCGCACTGGCGACTGGAACGAGGCCGTCGCCCACGAGGGTCTCTACCCATGAGCGAGAACCCAGGGAGTCACCCGGGGGGGAGGGCGCTGCAGGCTCGTCTACGCTGTCGCCCAGCGTTCCAGCGATCGCGTACCAGGCAATGTCCGTGGGTAGCGGTATCGGTGCCACTCGGCCTGCTACACGCCCCCAGCGCAGATCGGTAATGCCTGCGCTTCGCACGGCACCGATCCTCGCGTAGGGCGCGGTAAACGGAGAGAGGTCCAGCACCGCATCGACCCAGCCGCCGAGGCGTTCCAGCGGGGCTCCGTGATGGGGCGTTCCGAGACACACGACGCGCCGCAGGTACGGTCGCCAGCCTAGCGCCGCGTCGCACCCGAGGGCATCCGCGTGGTGCAGCGCACTGCGAACGACTAGCCCGCCCATGCTGTGGGCGACCACGGCGATCTCGTCCACCGGCGCGGGCCAGCGAGCGCAGAGCGCCGAGAGCAGCCGGGCGAGACGGCGACCGTTCTCCGCGATGGACCGTCCCGTGTTGTAGCGGACCCGCACAGGCGTGTAGCCCCGCGCCTCCAGGGCCTCAGCATGGCTGGACCCCTCCGGCTCGTGTTGGGCGGCCGCGTCCCAAGCTCGCTCGTCCATGCATAGCCCGTGGACCAAGAGCGCAATCCGGCTGGTCGCCTCGGGCACATCGAAGGACTCGGGCACACCGAAGAGCTCGGGCGCCTCCTCAGCTTCCAGCGACGATTCGCAGACCAGAGGCCGCCCCCGTACGTGGAGCGACATCGGCGTTGCGAGCGGGTTGCCCGTTGCCGAGAGATAGTCGCCGACGACCCCGTTGAGCACCGCCCGGAGAGTTGGAACGCTTAGCCTGGGGTTCTCCACATCGCTCGGCTCTGCAGCGGCGTCCACCGCAAGGGCAGCGCCATGCCCGACGAGGTGCGTGGTGCCTCGTACGGCGGCGTAGATGTGTCCGGTGAGGCCTCGCGTCCGGCCTGGCACGCGAGCCGGCACCCCCAGCACCGTCCATACCGCCTGATGCGACGCTTCGACGAGGTCCGTCACGCCGAGGACGGCGTCCGTCGCCAGCCGGACGGCGCCGTTCAGGTCTGAGAGGAAACGAGGAGAGCGAAGCACGCAAACGCGAGGGTAAGGGCATGGGCGGAGATGGCTTCTGGAACGCGCGCTGCGGAAAAGGTGCCCACCCTCGGGCGATTGCGCCGCGTGCCGTGGCAACGCACGCCGCCCCGCCAGCATGTAGCCAGCGGGGCGGCGGTGTGCGTCCCCACGAGGAGATAGGCTGCAGACCTAGCGCACACGCGTGAGGCGCTGCGTGACGGCCCCGCGCGGCGTCTGGAGCCGGACGAGATAGACCCCGCTCGGCAGCGCGCTCGCGTCGAACGTTGCGGTGTGCGCGCCGGCCTCGTGCGTGCCCGACGCCACCTCGGCGACGACGCGGCCGAGGAGGTCGTAGACCCGCAGGTCGATGTCGCCCGCCTCGGGCAGCGTGAACCGGAGCGTGGCCGACGAGGCCACGGGGTTCGGGTAGGCGTCGAGCGTCAGCACTTCGGGCAGGGCGTCCTGCGCAGCATCGGCCGAAGCGACGACCGCCGACGGAGCAGCGACGGGCGTACCGTGCTCGACCAGCGAGGCGCGGTTGTTCACCTTGATCTCGCGCGCCGCGATGGCGCCGCGGAACGAGGCGTCGGTGCGCACCCACACCAGCGCCGACGGCGCGTTGATGGTGCCGAGGAAGTTCGACCGCGCGCCGATGTTGAGCGTCGCCGTCTGCGTCGTGTTGAGCGTCACGTTGCCCGAGAGCCGCGGGTCGGGCCCACCGAACGAGACGACGCGTACCTCGGTGTCCGCGCCGATGTTGAAGCGCGTGACCACGTTGAGCGTCATCGGGCCGTTGGCCACGTCGAGGATGAGCGTCGCGTTGCGGTTGACGAGCAGTTCGTTGAAGGTGTAGGTGCTGCCGAGCAGGATGAGGGTGCCGCCGTCGCGGACGCGCACGCGCCTGTAGCTCCCCGGCGTGAGCGTGAGCGTCTCGCCCGCGTTGACGGTCTGGTTCTGCGTGCCCGCCGTGAACGGCCCCACGCTCGGCAGCGCGACGGGCGCGACGGGCGCGTTGCCCTGCGCCGTGCCCGTCACAGTCGCCGCGTTGTCGAGCGTGAGCAGCCCGCCCGCCGTCACGTTGCCCTCGACCACGTTGCGCTTCTCGACGGTCACCGCGCCCGTGGCCGTGACGTCGGCGTCGTAGCTGCCGCTGTAGCCGTTCGATTGCTTCTTGAGCGTGATCGCGCCGTTGGAGGCGAGGCCCCCCACGAGCGCGTCGGCCTTGCCGATGGTGACGGCGTCGGCGGCGATGAAGGCTGGCATCGGGATCGCGCCGTCGGCGTCGTAGACGTAGGCCGTCCCCGACGTCGACGCGCCCGTGTCCGTGAACGGCGCCCCGACAGCGATGCGGTCCCCACTCAGGGCGACGGCGAAGCCGTGGAAATCGGCGGTCTGTCCGTCGGACGCGGCGAGCCGGAAGGTCTCGGTCCACGTCTCGTCGAGGTCGTAGACATAGGCGAGACCCACCTCGGAACGGATCGTAGACGACGGCGCCCCGACGACGATACGGTCGCCCGCGACAGCGACGGCGGTGCCAACCTGCTGGTAGCTGTGCGTCACGCTGCCGATGAGCTTGGCCGTCTCGCTCCACGTCGACCCGGCGAGGTCAAACACGTAGGCTGCGCCCGCCTGGACGGCCACGGTGTCGTCGTTGTAGGCGCCCACGACGGCGCGGGTGCCGTCGAGCGCGACCGACTGGCCGACGCGGTCGCCGATGCTCTGGCTGGACGCCTGGAGGATGGCCTCGGTCCAGCCGTTCCCCGTCTCGGTGAAGACGTAGGCGGCACCGCCGTCGCCGGGCGTCGTCACGCCGATGGGCGCGCCTGCGATCACGCGAGGGCCGTCTACATCGACGGAGAAGCCGAGCGTGGCGGCCTGCTTGGGCACGGCGGCGGCGAGCTTGACGGTTTGGCTCCACGCGCCGTTGGCGTAGTCAAACACGTAGACCGCGCCGGCGTCGGTCGCCCCGGTGTCGTCGCCGAGGGCGCTGATGGCGAGGCGGTCGCCGTCGAGCGCGAGGCTGTAGCCGAAGCCCTGCCCGGCAGAGGCGTCGCTCGGCGCGAGCGTCGCGGTGAGCGACCAAGCAGTGCCAGTGCGCTCGTAGACGTAGACGATGCCGGTGTAGTTGTCTTTGAAGTAGCCGCCGAGGACGGCCCGGTCGCCGTCGAGCGCGACAGCGCTGCCCGCGAGTTCGAAGCCCGTCGTGGTCGGCGGGAGGAGCGTCGCCGAGAGGGACCACGCGCCATTTACGTAGTCGTAGACGAGCGCGGCCCCAGCCTCGGGCCCAGCGGTGTCGTCGTAGGGCCGCCCGACGAGCAGGCGGTCACCATCGATGTCGAGGTCGAAGGCGAACTGGTCGCCCGCGGCGGAGGCCGGGCGGAGGAGGGTCTCGATCTGGGCGGTGGCGGGGAACGCCACCAGGAGGGAGAGCGCGCAGAGCAGCGCACGGGTCGAAGCAAGCATGCAGAGGGTGATGCGAAAGTGAGGGAGGCCGGGCGGTGGCGGGGCGCCTCGGAACGGACGCGACCAGCATAGCCGTCCCGCCGAGCCTCTCACATCGGCCCTGTGGCCCCTTTCGCTAGAACCTTCGTCTACTCCCCACGCCGAGCGCCCCACGCCGAGCACCCTCGCGCCGTCGCATGCGCGCCGTCGCATGCGCATAGGCATGGGCATGGCTACTTTGCCTCGTCCAGCTCCGCACCACGCGCGGAACCGTCTCTGTTCAGCCCCGAAGATCCATGAACGTCCACTACCTGGAAATCGTGACACCCGACGTCGAGGCCGTGTGTGCGCACTATGCCACGCTGCACGGCGTTGCCTTTGGCGACCCCGTTGCCACGCTCGGCGGCGCTCGCACGGGCAGCCTGGCCGATGGCGGATCGGTCGGCGTGCGCGCCCCCATGCACGACGCCGAGTCGCCCGTCGTCCGACCGTACACGCTCGTTGACGACATCGAAGCCGCAGTCGCTGCGGCTGGCGACGCTGGTGCTCAGGTCGCTCTGCCGCCCATGCCGCTCCCTGGACACGGCACCTGCGCGATCGTCATCCTCGGCGGCATCGAGTGCGGACTGTGGCAGGTGTAGGCTCAACGCTGCAGGCAACGTTGAGGTACGGAGGTGTGGACGTATGAATGTGTGAACGAAGGCCACCACCTTCCGCACGTCACGTAGCTACAGCGCTACTCTTCCAGGAAGCGGCGGATCTCGGCGAGGTAGGCGTTGGGCTGGTCCCAGAAGAGCGCGTGCCCAGCGTCTTCGATGAATCGGTAGGTCCCTTGCGGGGCCAGCGCAGCGTGCTCGTAGGCGCTCGCGAACGGGATGTAGTCGCAGGAGCCTTGCAGCACGAGCAGCGGTACCGGGCTTGCTGCCAGCTCGGGGCGCCAGTCGTCCATGTCGCCGTACCAGTTGCTCCAGCCGTGCGAGTAGAAGCCACCGCCGCCCTCCTCGGGCAAGACGTGGGCTGGGTCGCAGACCATCCCCCGCGTGATCTTCGAGACCACCGTGTTGAGCACGCCGTCGGCCTCGTCGTCGGGCATCAGCGATACGTTGAATGCCGTCGCCAGCGCCACCGTGGCGATCGAGCGCACGGGCCACGAACTGAGCCCCGCGTCGTGTGAGATGTCTGCGGGCTCGCGGAAGGTGAGCGAGTCCGGCACCGGATAGGCTGCCCCAGTCGCCCACTGGCCGTCCTCGTCGAAGAGCGCGGGCTCGATACCGCCCGGCGAGGTGAGGATCGCACGGGCCACGAGGTCGGGGTGGTGCGCGGCCATGTACGACGCCAGCATCCCGCCGTAGGACTGCCCGATGAGCACTACCGGCCCGCCACCGAGGTGCTCCGCCACAATCACGCGCAGGTCTTCAGTGTGGCCGAGGAAGGTGTAGTCCTTTGGCCTGGCGAGGCGGTCTGAGAGGCCAGAGCCGATCTGATCGTAGAGGTAGACATCGTGCCCGAGCGCCGTGAGCGGGCGCAGCGCGTCGATGGCCGATGAGTGGATGTAGCCACCAGGGCCGCCGTGCAGGTAGACGACGGGCGGCTTCGGACTCGTGGCCGTCTCCGACGTGGTGTCGGCGGGCAGGTGCGTGTAGGCGATGCGGTAGTCGCCAGGCATCGTCCAGTACTGCGTGCCTGCGCGCGGCGTAATTGCGGGGATCGTTGGCTCGACGGGGATCGCGATGACAACGCCGAGCACGAGGACGGCGAGGCCCACCGCGAGGGCGAGCGCTTTGAAGGCGGTGCGGATCACAGGACGGAGGTGGCTGGGCTCCCTCCGCGCTACGCCAGGGCGATGGCAGGGTTACGCCCAGCCTGGCTGGCGCTGCTGGCCTATCCAGCGCTCTGCTCTAGCGCCCTACTCTAGCGCTCTCCATCCGGCTGGCCGCGTTCCGCATAGATCGCCGCACGGCGGAGCGCCTGGGTGGTCGCCTCGGCAAACACGCGGCGGATGCCAGCATACGACCACCCGAGGAACGCCTGTGCCTCGGGGTCACGGAGGCGCTTGGCAAGGTGGTCGAGCTTGGCGTCCGACACGTGGTGCAGCGCGTTGCCGAACTCGTAGAGCGCGTCCATGCGGACCTGCTTCCAGACCTCCTCGGTCTCGTCGGCGAGCTGCGCACGGAAGCCCTGCACTGCCGCAGCGTCGATGGCCTGCGGCTTCGTCTC encodes:
- a CDS encoding alpha/beta hydrolase, which translates into the protein MVPTTSTQTPGHNAGTDPLRAEATAFFLAQPVRYAVTSGAEVAYRRFGTGPPVVFVHGWPFNGFTYRALAYRLRNAHTCIVIDLPGTGESRWSARTDFSFPGQAATLAEMATGLGLDRYAVVAHDTGASIARHLADPGSGPGQAPGRARLDRLLLFNTEIPGHRPPWIPFYAQLVRVPGAHRLFAPLFRARAFRRSAMGFGGCYADPALLDGDFRRYILDPVIASPTKARGLAKYLQGLDWGRIDDFARLHPTLDLPVRLIWGAADPTFPVERGRAMSETFPACAGFTAIPRAKLLVYDEFAEAVHPHVAAFLAA
- a CDS encoding aldo/keto reductase, with protein sequence MQFRRLGNSGFLVSDLCLGTMIFGEAGPRSTGPEDATRMIHRFLGAGGNFIDTADGYAQGRSEEITGRAIKDRRDEVILATKVRFPTGPGKNDQGLSRHHIMHGVHASLRRLDTDVIDVLYVHCWDPFTPLDETMRALDDLVRQGDVRYLGVSNFKAWQVMKALTISDARSTDRFIAGQYQYSLVQRDIEYEFEDLFVSEGIGLVPWGPLGGGFLSGKYQRGERPTEGRIATASEEQAESWERRSVGRNWDTLDVVGHVAEARGASYAQVALAWLRAKPWVSSVILGARTMAQLDDNLGAAALDLTPEEVAALDAASVLPELYPYVMIDTYGQRTL
- a CDS encoding alpha/beta hydrolase: MLRSPRFLSDLNGAVRLATDAVLGVTDLVEASHQAVWTVLGVPARVPGRTRGLTGHIYAAVRGTTHLVGHGAALAVDAAAEPSDVENPRLSVPTLRAVLNGVVGDYLSATGNPLATPMSLHVRGRPLVCESSLEAEEAPELFGVPESFDVPEATSRIALLVHGLCMDERAWDAAAQHEPEGSSHAEALEARGYTPVRVRYNTGRSIAENGRRLARLLSALCARWPAPVDEIAVVAHSMGGLVVRSALHHADALGCDAALGWRPYLRRVVCLGTPHHGAPLERLGGWVDAVLDLSPFTAPYARIGAVRSAGITDLRWGRVAGRVAPIPLPTDIAWYAIAGTLGDSVDEPAAPSPPGDSLGSRSWVETLVGDGLVPVASALGEDSRSDASLDIRASHRQLVTETGHLALLRSPEVTAWLVRWLGPTWGAVSVR
- a CDS encoding T9SS type A sorting domain-containing protein, with amino-acid sequence MLASTRALLCALSLLVAFPATAQIETLLRPASAAGDQFAFDLDIDGDRLLVGRPYDDTAGPEAGAALVYDYVNGAWSLSATLLPPTTTGFELAGSAVALDGDRAVLGGYFKDNYTGIVYVYERTGTAWSLTATLAPSDASAGQGFGYSLALDGDRLAISALGDDTGATDAGAVYVFDYANGAWSQTVKLAAAVPKQAATLGFSVDVDGPRVIAGAPIGVTTPGDGGAAYVFTETGNGWTEAILQASSQSIGDRVGQSVALDGTRAVVGAYNDDTVAVQAGAAYVFDLAGSTWSETAKLIGSVTHSYQQVGTAVAVAGDRIVVGAPSSTIRSEVGLAYVYDLDETWTETFRLAASDGQTADFHGFAVALSGDRIAVGAPFTDTGASTSGTAYVYDADGAIPMPAFIAADAVTIGKADALVGGLASNGAITLKKQSNGYSGSYDADVTATGAVTVEKRNVVEGNVTAGGLLTLDNAATVTGTAQGNAPVAPVALPSVGPFTAGTQNQTVNAGETLTLTPGSYRRVRVRDGGTLILLGSTYTFNELLVNRNATLILDVANGPMTLNVVTRFNIGADTEVRVVSFGGPDPRLSGNVTLNTTQTATLNIGARSNFLGTINAPSALVWVRTDASFRGAIAAREIKVNNRASLVEHGTPVAAPSAVVASADAAQDALPEVLTLDAYPNPVASSATLRFTLPEAGDIDLRVYDLLGRVVAEVASGTHEAGAHTATFDASALPSGVYLVRLQTPRGAVTQRLTRVR
- a CDS encoding hydroxylase, with the protein product MNVHYLEIVTPDVEAVCAHYATLHGVAFGDPVATLGGARTGSLADGGSVGVRAPMHDAESPVVRPYTLVDDIEAAVAAAGDAGAQVALPPMPLPGHGTCAIVILGGIECGLWQV
- a CDS encoding alpha/beta hydrolase; the encoded protein is MIRTAFKALALAVGLAVLVLGVVIAIPVEPTIPAITPRAGTQYWTMPGDYRIAYTHLPADTTSETATSPKPPVVYLHGGPGGYIHSSAIDALRPLTALGHDVYLYDQIGSGLSDRLARPKDYTFLGHTEDLRVIVAEHLGGGPVVLIGQSYGGMLASYMAAHHPDLVARAILTSPGGIEPALFDEDGQWATGAAYPVPDSLTFREPADISHDAGLSSWPVRSIATVALATAFNVSLMPDDEADGVLNTVVSKITRGMVCDPAHVLPEEGGGGFYSHGWSNWYGDMDDWRPELAASPVPLLVLQGSCDYIPFASAYEHAALAPQGTYRFIEDAGHALFWDQPNAYLAEIRRFLEE